One stretch of Thermococcus sp. M36 DNA includes these proteins:
- a CDS encoding metallophosphoesterase has protein sequence MRPTPLPEKALRLGRTLIIADLHLGYEVSMAREGFYLPRVFHEVVGGLKKLLERERPKRLVIDGDLKHSFVPEWREREELKAFVEEISPMVEEIVLVRGNHDVGTLWLREFGVEITDEFEVGGWKLVHGHRLVEGERFIIGHEHPAIRLRDEVGALVKVPAFLAGERLIVMPAFSPWAYGNDVLREIVSPFLRAYDLSHSHVLVPLEDELLDFGELGKLSRALRDMGG, from the coding sequence ATGAGACCCACACCGCTCCCTGAGAAAGCCCTCAGGCTAGGAAGAACCCTCATCATAGCAGACCTCCACCTCGGCTACGAGGTGAGCATGGCGAGGGAGGGCTTCTATCTCCCGAGGGTGTTCCATGAAGTCGTCGGGGGCCTGAAGAAACTTCTCGAAAGGGAGAGGCCGAAGAGGCTCGTCATAGACGGTGACCTCAAGCACTCCTTCGTCCCGGAGTGGCGCGAAAGGGAAGAGCTGAAGGCCTTCGTAGAGGAAATCTCCCCCATGGTTGAGGAAATCGTCCTCGTCCGGGGCAACCACGACGTTGGCACGCTCTGGCTGAGGGAGTTCGGCGTTGAAATCACCGACGAGTTTGAGGTCGGGGGCTGGAAGCTCGTCCACGGCCACAGGCTCGTTGAGGGGGAACGCTTCATCATAGGGCACGAACACCCGGCGATAAGGCTCAGGGATGAGGTGGGGGCCCTCGTGAAGGTTCCAGCCTTTTTGGCAGGGGAAAGACTGATAGTCATGCCCGCCTTCAGCCCCTGGGCCTACGGCAACGACGTGCTGAGGGAGATAGTCTCCCCGTTTCTGAGGGCGTACGACCTGAGCCACAGCCACGTTTTGGTTCCCCTGGAGGACGAGCTCCTCGATTTTGGGGAGCTCGGGAAGCTCTCGCGTGCGCTCCGGGACATGGGGGGCTAA
- a CDS encoding PrsW family intramembrane metalloprotease gives MDILSSVVFFAYAPALVILWYFYHADKYEPEPRRYVVGTFVLGGTLSVAIVYILESILTVGGMVEPFLPASALYVAIVAGIVEEPAKALAIRWPFKAGQMDGIMDGLVYGVAAGLGFAATENFLYGLGWGVSITIVRAFLTPFAHAAWSAIIGVGYGMIAEGKVESLSQFYALAVVLHIVWDYFAFLSSAVPAYNILLILFILMNMAILRYFLIMGQAEDRSKMWYYWFKRSGW, from the coding sequence ATGGACATCCTAAGCTCTGTGGTATTCTTCGCGTACGCTCCGGCCCTGGTCATCCTGTGGTACTTCTACCACGCGGACAAATACGAACCAGAACCCCGCAGATACGTCGTTGGGACGTTCGTTCTCGGCGGAACCTTATCTGTGGCCATTGTGTACATCCTGGAGAGCATTCTCACAGTAGGGGGGATGGTGGAGCCGTTCCTGCCGGCGTCCGCACTCTACGTCGCCATCGTCGCGGGCATCGTTGAGGAGCCCGCCAAGGCCCTGGCTATAAGGTGGCCTTTCAAAGCAGGCCAGATGGACGGCATAATGGACGGCCTTGTCTACGGTGTCGCTGCAGGACTCGGCTTTGCGGCGACGGAGAATTTCCTCTACGGGCTTGGATGGGGCGTTTCAATAACCATAGTGCGCGCGTTCCTTACGCCCTTCGCCCACGCCGCCTGGAGCGCAATAATCGGTGTGGGATACGGCATGATAGCGGAGGGTAAAGTCGAGTCACTCTCACAGTTTTACGCTCTTGCAGTGGTGCTGCACATCGTGTGGGACTACTTCGCCTTTCTGAGCAGCGCGGTTCCCGCGTACAATATCCTCCTGATACTCTTCATACTGATGAACATGGCCATCCTCAGGTACTTCCTCATCATGGGACAGGCCGAAGACAGGAGCAAGATGTGGTACTACTGGTTCAAAAGGAGTGGGTGGTGA